In the genome of Harmonia axyridis chromosome 4, icHarAxyr1.1, whole genome shotgun sequence, the window aagaagtagtttttaatgtcaagtatttatttatcaagtacttaacattgaaaaactattacttgacttgaacttgagttgatttcaagtgaaTCTCaatgaatatcaagccaagtagtcgTGAATTCCTAAATCAAGAGGTACGACAaacctgatatacagggtgttctatttgaaatattgaagttgttatttatttttgatataaacGGCAACACTGCAGCGctcaaaatattttagatccatagagcagtggttcctacccaagaaaccaaattttcaataaaatcgtaccttccgTTCTCCGTAAAAGTCTAGAGTAACATCGACCGTGGCTCACCCAGTATATGCGAAAGGGTTTGAATTCCTATGGAAACATCCGGTCCGAATGACCTTATCAAATTAAAACTAAATCAAAAGAGGTTATGTCTGGAttaagatattgaaggttaagtgcCGCTTCATGTgtcataatttgaaaaatggatagaaacgagtttcgtgtattgataaaacactgtttgTAATGggaaaaatactgtgcaagcaaaaCAATGGCTTGATAAGACTTACAAACTCCTTTCCACAGACAACAACGGTTAAAAGGTAGTATGCTGACACATGGTCGAAGAACCAAGGACGATGTTGAACTCTGTTGTCGACCGAACTCGATAGTTGTTTCAGAGAAAACATGGGATAACCCACGAAATGGTTTTGAGCGATAGTAAATCGAAGTTGCCTGAGACAGAGGTATAGTTGAAGTCATCAGAAGGCACTATTCGGCATGAACATTAGTTCATGAGAAGGTTTTGATTTCTGGGTGCCGCGCTTGCTTACCGCTGATCAGAAGTAATAATAAATCTTCGATTCCGAACtctgtttggagctgtttaagcggaataaataagttttttttctttgatatgtaACAGTGGATGGAACATGGATTCATAACTACGCTCCTTAATCGAAAAAAGTGGAAAGCAGTCGTTGAAAGTCTTCCAGAGCGACCAgaatctcaaacatcagctggcaagggTATGACAGTCGTATTTTGGCTCGTACATGGTATAATGTTCATTAACTATCTTGACAATGGTAAAACCATCAGCAGTGAATATCGCgaaacgttattggatcgattaaAAGCAGAAGTTCTCATATTATGCGAAAGAAAATATTCCCTTTCACTAAGACCTTGCACCTAGTctcaaatcgatgaaaaccacgAAAAGCTCTTCTAACAGCTTGACCctccagcttattctccagatctggccccagtgGTTTGCCCCAGACCTCAAAAGAGAGCTCCAGAGAAAGAAATTtcgctctaatgaagaagtgattgttgaggttgaagcctattccgaaagcaaagacaaatctttctacagaaaaggtattgaacaGTTAGAGGAGCGTTGGAGCTAGAACATATATCACACTTGATAGTGTCTATGATGATGAATAAagtcaaatttttaaaaaacaatGTTTATATTTGGTTATGCCTGGGACTTGAATGGAGTTTTATGAAGTTTGAACTGAAGGAGTTAAGTGATTGTTTTTTGTATTTAAAATTGCATGATAATACGTTCTGATTTTCTATTAATTTGAATGTTAACCATAACTTCAATATAAGAGTaggtgaaaaattgaaaaagatagGTGAAAGAAAATCAATGATAAAATTTACAAAACTTCAATAGTAATTCAGttcttacaaaaaaattaaatactaaGATTATATAAGAAGGTCACCCCCGTTCACGTGTAATAAGGCTTCTTTTTGAACCAAGGTTGGAGACAGCCGAAAAATATCTCGCAAGACGCCAACATCCACATCAAAATGGACAGTAGTTTCTCCAGTTTCAGTACAGGATTCATCACTTTCAGCATGTAGAAACAGCACACCAAGGTTCCGACGTTCATGATGATCACAAATGTAGAACTCAACCCTAGAAACAAAGTTCAATTTCATTATATGGTTTGCTCCTTTTTCATTCATTACACAGGgcaacaacaaaaatttttttttggtgcctgCGATCTAGGTACTATGTATATTTGGGACGATAAATATctacatgcaatccgtttttctctatcagctccaGTTTTTTAAACACATCAatttatctaccaatgtgggtttcattcagtatatttatttatgagagttctgaaattattatatgtatattcattaatgtaggtacaatggttttattgtcaatCAATTTATTGGAACAAGGAACCAAAATGACCTTTTACCGTACAAGAGAAAAAGATCTGCTaccattcttttctcaagaaGACAATGTTGTATTTTGTCACGAAATTAGGGGACTCATGAAAGAAATGGGACTTTTTGAATATATTCCAGATGATTGGCGCCTATTTATTGACAATTCAAAGCGAAGTTCAAAATGTGTCCTTCTAAATAATCTAAATAATTGGAATAATATGGTTAAAATCCACTAGCTCACTCAACGAAActgaaagaagaatataataccATAGCTTTGGTCTTGCAGAAGATAAAGTATCACGAACATCAATGGATGACTGGCTGGAAGACTGtggtcgatagccatttgatttatcaataaatttaatttctctcTCTCTCAATGGATGATTTGTGTAGACTTAAAAATGGTGAACTTTCTTATTGAGCAGCAAAGTGGTTACACGAAATATCCGTGTTTCTTAGGCCTCTGGGATAGTAGGGGCAAAACACACCACTGGGTTAGAAAAAATTGGCCTCAGAGAGAAAACATGGACGTTCGGCAAAAGAATGTCATTAACGACACTTTGGTTGAaggagaaaaaatcatacttcctccgttacaaATAAAGTTGgacttaatgaagcaatttgtaaaggctagagttgaacgagaagcttggacatcatttgttgcagttgtagaaaattttctaggcaaacataaagctcaaaactatgttgaaatggttaacaagatgcttaatagtttcaaatccttagggtgtAATATGAGtataaaatacactatttacacaggcatttagaccgttttccagaaaatttaggagacataagaaaggaacaaggtgaaagatttcaccaagatattaaagttattatCTTTCCCGGTCCTTACCGGGAAAGATAATGGGCAAAAGATcaataggaagaagaagaaactcatggttgaagaacttaagagaatggtacaattgcaacaactgcCAATTGTTCAGATCTGCAGTATCGAGATTATCGAGAATTGGCATAGCTTTGATGATAGCCAAACTTCGGAACGAAGACGGCACCTGATGAAGAAGAAGGACTGCTACCATGGAatatgatggcagattactgctggagtttaaaaagggactgtttaaaaaaaacattcaagaatttcgcggaaaagaagctttgGAAGTGTTAAgcgactatttgatttcttcaatgtttttccttgtctgtaagtacgacataatattgtgttttgtataactaaaataaaaatttcgtatctacttttgtttactacattcaacggatttgagttaaaataatgtaacttatatttctctaaaattgtatatcttaaaagTTTGAACTCcttggtaaaaatgaataagttatttgaattcagggcatcaaattgatatagaatcagctcaaaaaacctcgacaccaaaacagctgttctcCTATATGTTATCTTCGAACTCCTTTTCAAGAATCTTCTTAGTTACCACGATTTCTTTTTGACTTCTGGGAAAAAGTCTGCCGAATCAGGGAATTACGGTGGTTTTTTTTAAGATCTTTTTTCGGGAGTTTCAGCGCTTCGGCACAtacaattgaattttcagaaaacaGGCAAAAGGAACTACTAAAAATAATCAAAACGGCAGATGATTCTCAAAATCCCCATGAGTGTAGAAGACAGTTATTTGAGATACGAATTAAGAATAGTCTATTGACTGAATGTAACAAAATATGGTATGTAATATGGTAGTATGGTAGGAAGTTACTaaattagaaataaaaaatgaatgggATAATAACTtggattattttaaaaaaaatgctgAAACATGTGTACGAGATACAGGGCGTTTTTTTCGAAGTTTTTCTCATAGAATCTGGATTTGTCAAgatatttgccaaatatattGCACGTTAGGTTTATCACGTGACATTCCCTCATTCTCATCCACATCTTTATATCTCCAGCCATACTCCGGGGGTATTACTCCCCAAGGCACCTCCTGGATTCAACACTTATAGACATTATGATGAtatgatgaaatttcattcgtccggaaaatcaaaagtttcaagatatcaaaaaatttccaatagaACAAAAATACTCTCTTTCACATGTTGCCAAAGCTAAAATTCAGCTGAATGTTCTGAGGAGTGCAGATGCAGTTTGCACTtgattgttgaaaaaatctaacaatttgatattattgaaattgatcttCAATTAATTGGTTGATTCAGCAATCAACGTTTCCTGTAACACCAAACAAAAAATTACCTCTGTGTGTTTCCCTGTATTTCTTATAAATGATCAACTTGAGGAATTCTATCCCTAAAAGTAAGAAGGTGACGGCAGCGTCTCTCCCAATATCGGGCGTCAATACCgcactgaaatattttgaagttgTCATCACAGAATTGCAGGCGAAGAACATGCCATAATAAAACGCGTTGATATACAACAAGCAATCGAACATGATCTCGGCGTCCAGCTTCATTTTGACTATCTTATCTATACGAACAGACGCACCGGACTGGCGTCGCTTTCTCTAGTCGAGCGTCGGTTAAATATAGGGAACGTTTATTTTTAGATCAGCGCGTTCGCTTGTTCAGTGTTTCGTATCACTTGATGTTCTGTAGCAATTGGTTGAACCGTGTTTAGGTCTTTATGCCAGAAGCGGTGACAAAATTCTTCTTGCCTTTCGCTCATCAAAATATCAGCTTTCCACAgtccgttgttttcggttttgtAACACTGTTAacccttgaaaatttttaacgCGGCTTGTATATTTTAAGGAGctgaaatttctatgaaatcattCATGTCCCAAACCGATTACTccttccaaatttcatcaaaattggatcAGTAGAACGCGAGATATGTTAATGTTGGTAATTTCATGTTTGCGCATGCTCAACAGATACCATAAGTCTGGAAGAGCTGAATTTTTCAAAGAGCCATCTATGGTCTGAACAGGATGTCCGTACCAAATTTCaccaaaatcaaatgaaaattgtaGAAGACACATAAAGCGACAAGGACTTGAAAATGGTTTAGAATGGTCTAAAATGCTTTTTTCGAACGGAATTCTTCAAAGCCGGAGaccaaatataattaaaaagttAAGCAGACTGGGGAGCACATGTATAAATCCTAAAAAATAGGATCTTAATCTCTATGCTGAGAAGCAATATCAGTCATGAAACTGTTTTCTGAATTGCAAATGAAATTTCGTATTCCTAATGAGAAAAATAAGTTCAAATATGTGAAAAGCATTTTTCATGGAAATCTATCAATTTTGTCGAAATTTCTTGTTTTGACTGAAGCGCCATCTATGGACTAGTAGTGGAATTCGTATCACGGTGTTCTATTCAGAAATGTTTCCACAGAATTCTACATACTTTTATACTATGACAATTTAAAATCATGAAATTTGAAACGTACGATTTTCTATCTGTTGTCTGTGGTTCCCCGAATTACGTAAATTTGAATATCgtttcattgatgaaaaaataatgaaacatagGTTGATGGAAATTGCAAGCTTTAATTTTTCTACCAGATTTGCACTAATGATTGAGTGGGCGTACTAATAAATTCTGCAACTGAGAATCGCGTAAGTTAAACAAGTATAGCAGTTTTCCCAAATACTTGAATCCTGAATCtcgaatagtttttttttcagaaagcaAGTTCAGTAAAATATTCACCTTTTGGCATTTATTCTTCAGATtagttaatttttcaaattttctgcaataggtataacacaaaatctcggtaattacttttttattgaacaaaaaaaaaaccataataCAAATGCAATCTAAAAAAGTTCTTTAACTTTAGCTGTAACATTTtctaaaacatttttgaatgaagGATCCCCATTCACTTTGAAAATGCCAGGATTTGCCATATTTTCATATGCCTGTACAACACTGAAAGAAAAGTATTccattataataaataactatatcaattaattattgatGTATGATTTAAATTTGAGCTATTTCAAGATTATCTTTGATCTAAAACAATTACTATGGATAATTATTTACTTTTTTCTGAACTCCTGCTTTGCTTCTAGAAGATTCTCCTGATCAGTTTTAGAAGCCCTCCTTGATAATCTTTGGATTCTCATATTTTCAGAAACATCAAGATATATGATAATATCAGGTTTCAACAAGTCCGTAGGCCATTCATAAACATCGCTTCCTTTCTCAGGAAGTTCAGTACTTttcatgacatcatagtaattttctttcatttgtgCCAAAGCATAAGCTGTCGTTGAATGCCAAAACCTATCCATTACAACTGGTTTAGTCTTCAAAGCTTTAGTAACATCAATAGCAGCAACATAattacagaaataataaaatggacTGCGCCAATGGAAGGGGTCATCGAATTTGTCACGAATTGAAATAAGTGATTTTGGAGGAGTTGATATCCATTCAGCACCTAAATTTTTGGCCAATTGTTTGGATAAGGTGGATTTTCCTGTAACAAAAAATACAAGAACTAACTGAACAACTCACTTCATAGTTCCTACACTTACCTGATCCATCCAATCCTTCAAGCACTATTAGTGGATAATTCTTTTTATTACCTACTTCCATAGAGTATTTTTCACGAATATCCTTATATGTTTCTAACAGGTATGAAATCTGGGCTTCCTTATCCTGGAAAACGAATAAATTAATACCTTTCTAATAAAAAGCCTATCTTACCAACTTTGTGTTCTTCGAAAAGGTTCAAAATTGAATCCAGAGAAGTTCTTGatctattgaaatattccacagttttttcagcttttttgaatttcgaatTGAAGCTACCACATTTATATGGAGGACGTTTTGGTTCATCTTTTTCAGGTAGTTCTACTCCTTCACCAAACATTTTATTGTGATAGTAACGTTTAGcttgaaaaaataatagctTTAGTAACATTCATAAACTGGGGTAGATAAGATTAGATTAAGCGATTGATTAACTTACCGTATTTTGAGTAACCGTAAGGTTTAAGttctttaataataatgataccgAGTCTGTAGTTCCCCAAATAACGAACTAGGGCTGACAACATTTTCGGTTAACAAATGAAATGACTGAATCAGGACCTTGAAATAACAAGGTCTACCAACACCAAAGAACGtcgaaaaaatcaatgaattatgACTTCTAATTGCAAAATGTAATTAAAATTTAAAGTGATAATAAGGTTGATAAACATTAAAATGAACACCTATCAGATATTGTTTGATTTGTTCTTAATCTTAGGAAAATaaggtttttcattttattgatttctatGACTTTTTCTATGGTATGATAGTTATTTATTGGTTAAAGTTTAAAATATTTTGACATGTTTATTTCTCAGATGGTTAGTTTCTAAAAACAGTTTTACATCACTTAGAATAaggtttaattattattatggatAAAGATAATTCTAATGTAATAGAAGATGatgtattttttatttccacTCTCTTGGGAAAAAAAGTTAGGGTACAAACTATTGAAAACAAGTTTGTGGAAGGAGTAGTGTTTGTGATAGATCCAATTCATAAAACTGTAGTTTTGtgtgatgaaaataaaatacatattttaaTTTACATGTCCATAAAATCGCTTGAAGAACTTTCAAAAGAAGCAGTGGAACCATCATTCTTAAATAAACCAGCTCCTAGAGATATAGGTGATTATAAGAATATTGAAGAAAGAGGAGAAAAACTTCTCAATTGGCTGACGAAAAATTTCATCCTAGCTAAAAAAGTGggagaaaatattattattgatgaGCATGTTACCATATATCCTCCATATACTGAGGAGACATGTTATTGTGAAAATACAATAGTTCTTGAGAGAGTACGAGATTTATTTGGAAAAATGCAAAGAGAATCCCACTAGTGTCATTTCAAGATTTTATTACGACTGAATAAGTTTACAATACTGTTTTTTTATAATCTATGAGGTAGGATGTTTCGAAGTCTTGTTCATTGTGAATTGTACCAATAACTTGAGActgataataaaatagaaataacCGATTGAATTCATATTAGTTATTGACTTTTGTATACATACTATTTCTTTTATCCAATTATCAACAAATATGTTGtttaagaaataataatttcttagaattcaattgataaaattaaaacaaaatcttTATTTATTATTGCTGTTTATTTGttgtaaaaatattttacaCAAATATCAACACTAAAATATATAAGGATgccataaaaaatttgaaaacaggTATAGAGTTTCTTCTTTCATAATATAAATAACAATCTAAGTAACTATTCACTACCAAGCGGCAAAAGATAAATTTGTGctgatatctttttttttgacTTCTTCCTTGCTCTCTAGATCTATTTGGTCGAATGTATCTaaaaagtattcaattttttccaacaaGTTGGTTGCAACATTTGCAAATTCGTCCCATATCATATATTCTTGGCTAGCATAGATATCAGAATCTTCAATATCATCCTTAATGCCAAAAAGCTTTTCATCATCTGTTGGGAAAAAAGATTTGATTATgaataatatttgtttttatattatattgttgtATTTAAGAGAGCAGAAGATGTAATTTCATGTTACCTAAATAATCTGCAAGCAAAACAGTTTTTACATTATATTTTTGCATTTGAGAGAGGAGAAGATGTAATTTTATGTTACCTAAATAATCTGCAAGCAAAACTAGTAGTTTTTGTACTTCATCCTCAGTAAATAAGTCATATAGATCTATAGAGTCAATGGCATAATTCCACAAGGCTTGACAAACCAAAGTTCCCATCAACCAATCGTTTTGACCATATTTCTCCAGAATGGCGATCAATTTCTTAACTCCTCCACTTTTCTTAAAAAGAGTTCTTGATTTATTGTCTGCCATTAAATTGACAAACACTCCCATTGTAGTTTTCAGGATTCGATGTTCGTCtggaaatttcatgtttattccTTGGAAAAATTTGTTAGATAATACTCACAATGATCAAGCAAGCTAATCAATGTTTGGAATATATCATTTTTCACAACGTAGGATATGGTTATTTTTGATCTCGATAGATTCCCTAATATTCTCATTGCTTCCACTACATACTCGTTATTGGTCGATTTTGTATATTCAGAAATGCCTTAAACAAATCGTAgcttatttaattgaaataattataaatcTAAAAATGTACCTTCGATTATATCCACTTGTCTCACATGAAATATATCCTGCTCAGTTTCAGTAATGTAGTAATATGAAAGATTGTTCAATGTCCCCAAAATTGCTAAAACGAGttcctgatttctcttgaaCGGATTGCTAATCAGAACTTTCAGGAACTCATCGATTAATTTTAATCCATATTTTTCGTTCACTTCTCTGCCTATTTCTGGATTTATGACAATATTAGCTGTTATTCGAAGCACCTAAAACAATTTGCTGCTGTTATtccacaaaacaaaatgttttatgCTTAATCTCATTTAAATTTGCTGAAGcttcaaatattgaatataatttattgaattgataCCTAATTGACTAAAGTTGAATAAAGTACCAGGAAGACCCTCTTGAAGAGAAATGGTTATTTTGCAAATAAGTTGTATATAATAACTTGGCGGTCTTCATATTTCAAGCCGTAATAATGTGCTTGGATCAGTCAAGATCAGAGTTGGCCATCACACCTAGCTGTGCTAACAGGAATATTCCTGTCTAAATGCAGTGCGAAACACTTATTGATTGATAGGGGTAACCGCCACTGCCCAACGTACTGAACTATCTTATCTAGGTCTACCTGTAGCTGGTCAGAGGAAAGGGATATAATACTGTAGAATTCGGTATCGTCAACGAACAGAAGATACCTCACAATGATCAGATGTAGAGAAATAACTGGACCAAGAACCGATCCTTGTGGCCCCCCGCTTGTAAACTATGCAGCCTGTGTAGAAAAAACGTCATCAATCCAAGAGAGCCAGTTACATCGAGTTCCCATATGCCCTTGCAAAGTCCAAGTATATACTTCAAGTTCAATCGGAATACCAACGTGTACTAGTTTGATCAAGTCATTCACCGCCATAAGAAGAGAGTTGAGCGACCCGGAAGAAAACCTTGTTGTTCATTGGGGATCAATATGTTGGATAAAGAAACTCAAGAATATGATCAGCAGTGATTCTCTTCAGTACTTTGGAAACCGTGGACACGAGGCTTATTGGGAAAGAATAAGACTTGTAATATCGTCGTTATCAGGAGCTGCAAAGACATTCAAGGAGGAAATATTTCTCAACAATATCTGAAGACAAAGGGGGAATGAGAGCTGAGACAACGATAATTGAGCAAGGGATGGACGACTGATGTAGGCTCCTCATTAAAGTATCACCCATAACATTAGCAGaatcaaaatattcataaaaaaaatattaactaATGCGAAAGAACAGAACAGTAGTTAGGATATTAAGACAATATGATCTGATTTACCAACGATATCTCGGACAAGCTGTCGATCATCTCAAGATTCAAGAGAGATGGGTAATAAGAAATTCCACACtagttttttatattatttcagaaaaacatCAATCACTTACTTTGATCATGACATCTTCACTACATTTACCATCCTCGCTTTCAGACCCATCATCAGTTTTCATGGAGCAGACCTTCAGGGTTCTTTCCAAATAAATCTTCCACAGTTTCAGCAGTGTGTCAATTGACTTAAATTCatgaaagaactgaaaataacCTGCTATGaactttttccatgaaaattcaGTATAACaactttcaaaaattttttgtggAATATAATTTTGACGATAAATTCTATAcagtaaaacaaaaaagtcagaATCTTATGGTTTATATGTACACCtaacatattcaaaaaaattaccttCTCTCTTGTACTATCTACTTTCGCCACAATATTTCCCATGGTGTAAGTCAATCTCACTATAATCTCTTCACTTCCTGAGTacttttcgaataattgaacgAATATTTTATATACATCTTTTTTCTCTATTATCTTATCACAGCAACTTCCATTCGTTGAAATTATActggaattgaaattttttgtgatcACCAGCtcattgcaataattcaaatttatcacCTCAATATTCTCGAGATGTTACTGATAACATCAGCGTCTTCACTAAACATTTCCATAGTGACACACAGCTCAGATGTAGCACCACTTGAGTTGAATCTCTCGAATATTGTGTCTTCCGAGGCCAAATTTCTTAGTGCTGCTGTGAGTTGGAACAAAGCATGTCTCGTCTGCTCAGTCATAGCTATTTTGTCGAGTTtctgttgaaatgaataaatcatGATTGATTCAgattataaaatatacaggcCAGAACACTGTCAACATAAAGCTGTATCATGGCTAACTCCCACGTTCAAAAAATACTTACAGCGACATTGATGATCTTCATGTGAAGGGCCATGAGATCCAACGTTCCCAAAGAAATCATCTTTTGTTGGAGCTGATTGTTCATGGACAAGAATTTCACCGCCCCATAACCATAAACACAGGCTTCTGAGTCGTCCAGAGGACTAGATCTACCAAGAGCGTCAAGAAGTAGTTCTGAAAAGGAGTGTATGAGAAGCAATTCAGCAATGCTTCTTAACCATTAAGACGATTTGGTTTGTATCTTACCCAAGATATTCTTCTCTAGAAAGAGATGATCGTTACAATCGTTCTTGGCAACTTTGAACAATAATTTACACACACCGCTGAGATTGTTGCCAGTAactttgagctgaaaattaGAGCCCTAAGTATGTGTTTGAGTGAGTTGTATCTTGGAACGTAAGCATTTTCGGGCTCATGATTATATGAAGTCTTTGCCTTGAAATTGCACATTGAATCTCATTTTAGACAGAGTTAGAAAATTACGGGCTTTTTAGCCGGTTTATAGTCGATTTCGCACTTGACGTTTTCCTAGAACTGCAGTAAGTTTTTAGGTGGTGAATCTTTTTAGAAAATTGAGGGTGGCCTTTCATGTAAACTGAAACTTCCTGGAAAAGTAACTCGTTTTCCTCACGCCCTGTATAATCAACAGCCTTGGAAATTGGATTGATTTTATCTTGATATTTTATTATAGTTTTTGCAATATTTTGTAAAATGGTTAAATGTTATAAATATTCCGATTTTATCAGTAAACAATGATATAAAAGGAAAGTTAGCTCTCCTTAGAATTCATTTCTGAAGCTCTATCTTCTTTTGTTTGATGTCTTGGTCTTGATATTTGTTTGATGTTTTTCGAGCTGTAACCATTAGATAAGAAGGCTTGTCTCAAGTTATTTGAAGTTATTAAGGTCCATATAAAGATATGTCGAGATTTCTGTTTTGATGCTGGAAGAGTTCTTGTGTAAATATTCTGTTTGTGGGAGTAGGTTTGCTCTAAACCCTGTATCTTAATCTTAGTCTACTTTTCGAGTTTCTTGTCCAATAACCTGGATAAAAAAACCCGTAATTCCTCAACTCTGCTAAACAATCTGGCTGTCAGAGACTTCAGCATTATagactgacaaagaaactgcaacacccagaaggagctgtttaaattaaaaattttttttggtaaaacatagatagtatagcaaggagtaattgattgaaatttggagaaaaaacgaaacgttcgcaatttttttttcaataaatttgttaatgcgTTTGTCCATCGCGATTATATCTATtaactccccaacacgtctcggcaatgatg includes:
- the LOC123677879 gene encoding uncharacterized protein LOC123677879, with protein sequence MKLDAEIMFDCLLYINAFYYGMFFACNSVMTTSKYFSAVLTPDIGRDAAVTFLLLGIEFLKLIIYKKYRETHRGLSSTFVIIMNVGTLVCCFYMLKVMNPVLKLEKLLSILMWMLASCEIFFGCLQPWFKKKPYYT
- the LOC123678050 gene encoding UMP-CMP kinase 2, mitochondrial-like, whose product is MLSALVRYLGNYRLGIIIIKELKPYGYSKYAKRYYHNKMFGEGVELPEKDEPKRPPYKCGSFNSKFKKAEKTVEYFNRSRTSLDSILNLFEEHKDKEAQISYLLETYKDIREKYSMEVGNKKNYPLIVLEGLDGSGKSTLSKQLAKNLGAEWISTPPKSLISIRDKFDDPFHWRSPFYYFCNYVAAIDVTKALKTKPVVMDRFWHSTTAYALAQMKENYYDVMKSTELPEKGSDVYEWPTDLLKPDIIIYLDVSENMRIQRLSRRASKTDQENLLEAKQEFRKNVVQAYENMANPGIFKVNGDPSFKNVLENVTAKVKELF
- the LOC123678049 gene encoding armadillo repeat-containing protein 2 isoform X1, with the protein product MTMDMKNQNFHISGNGKFSASIFEPSHRKTSAEIINEARHAIKETHTPAENVLINPAVHPIQTKRPFTPREKERHLFGNKSKTANRPPSSFSLRYLQNESDLPTNNLQETNMILSPSMLAASTRLSEDASSSIRHRSNSVSEINDDKIFNIGLKDLPMRKVRLPSLERPLPKRKLFKKNSLDNLLEETEEVKAPQFRNAYSSPEEKTEYNQSKFKTPFGRPSKRQDLSKCLLLGPQNLEKIFDNRQIIEHSTTLFVEKGYFNRELKSNESKKLQTSISVLEAEDKTVDDIVACLNTQSCVKADEETVVRLLSEMYDCMEKQKMLDVKVTSKMKIHILKCLYRFVESPNPVLLLGLARIILALKVTGNNLSGVCKLLFKVAKNDCNDHLFLEKNILELLLDALGRSSPLDDSEACVYGYGAVKFLSMNNQLQQKMISLGTLDLMALHMKIINVAKLDKIAMTEQTRHALFQLTAALRNLASEDTIFERFNSSGATSELCVTMEMFSEDADVISNISRILSIISTNGSCCDKIIEKKDVYKIFVQLFEKYSGSEEIIVRLTYTMGNIVAKVDSTREKFFHEFKSIDTLLKLWKIYLERTLKVCSMKTDDGSESEDGKCSEDVMIKVLRITANIVINPEIGREVNEKYGLKLIDEFLKVLISNPFKRNQELVLAILGTLNNLSYYYITETEQDIFHVRQVDIIEGISEYTKSTNNEYVVEAMRILGNLSRSKITISYVVKNDIFQTLISLLDHYEHRILKTTMGVFVNLMADNKSRTLFKKSGGVKKLIAILEKYGQNDWLMGTLVCQALWNYAIDSIDLYDLFTEDEVQKLLVLLADYLDDEKLFGIKDDIEDSDIYASQEYMIWDEFANVATNLLEKIEYFLDTFDQIDLESKEEVKKKDISTNLSFAAW
- the LOC123678049 gene encoding armadillo repeat-containing protein 2 isoform X2; protein product: MTMDMKNQNFHISGNGKFSASIFEPSHRKTSAEIINEARHAIKETHTPAENVLINPAVHPIQTKRPFTPREKERHLFGNKSKTANRPPSSFSLRYLQNESDLPTNNLQETNMILSPSMLAASTRLSEDASSSIRHRSNSVSEINDDKIFNIGLKDLPMRKVRLPSLERPLPKRKLFKKNSLDNLLEETEEVKAPQFRNAYSSPEEKTEYNQSKFKTPFGRPSKRQDLSKCLLLGPQNLEKIFDNRQIIEHSTTLFVEKVLEAEDKTVDDIVACLNTQSCVKADEETVVRLLSEMYDCMEKQKMLDVKVTSKMKIHILKCLYRFVESPNPVLLLGLARIILALKVTGNNLSGVCKLLFKVAKNDCNDHLFLEKNILELLLDALGRSSPLDDSEACVYGYGAVKFLSMNNQLQQKMISLGTLDLMALHMKIINVAKLDKIAMTEQTRHALFQLTAALRNLASEDTIFERFNSSGATSELCVTMEMFSEDADVISNISRILSIISTNGSCCDKIIEKKDVYKIFVQLFEKYSGSEEIIVRLTYTMGNIVAKVDSTREKFFHEFKSIDTLLKLWKIYLERTLKVCSMKTDDGSESEDGKCSEDVMIKVLRITANIVINPEIGREVNEKYGLKLIDEFLKVLISNPFKRNQELVLAILGTLNNLSYYYITETEQDIFHVRQVDIIEGISEYTKSTNNEYVVEAMRILGNLSRSKITISYVVKNDIFQTLISLLDHYEHRILKTTMGVFVNLMADNKSRTLFKKSGGVKKLIAILEKYGQNDWLMGTLVCQALWNYAIDSIDLYDLFTEDEVQKLLVLLADYLDDEKLFGIKDDIEDSDIYASQEYMIWDEFANVATNLLEKIEYFLDTFDQIDLESKEEVKKKDISTNLSFAAW